The following coding sequences lie in one uncultured Mailhella sp. genomic window:
- a CDS encoding MATE family efflux transporter gives MSQDQKATEMGTKGVGRLLLEYSIPAILGMVIVALNQIISSIYIGHGVGHLALAAMAVTFPLVNLLMAFCLLVAVGCAALCSIELGRKDMEKARSMLGHSVLLEIIFGLFFGVVFWIFLDPLLMFFGASGETLRYAHEFMMPLVLLSPLSFLMLGFNFLARATGYPKTAMMTALLSSVGIVAFSPIFIYWWGWGMYGAAWAQIAGQTMSVIWLVAHFARKSSLIHFQKDIWKLSWTAFRRILAIGMAPFLINFCACIVVVIINRALKEYGGDLAIGAFGILNRLLMLFAMSVIGLGQGMQPIIGFNFGAKKPERVRLALKYGMLSATAITLVGMLGSWFFPEFLVRIFTDHGPLVEVSTTALRITGGLFIFVGPQIIIGTYFQSIGQAKIASVVSLCRQMICLVPALLVLPLFFGLTGVWLSIPLADFIGCMVAAYFLYLSMRAEDNPCMQGDPECKPPSKFFKPKEL, from the coding sequence ATGAGTCAGGACCAGAAAGCCACCGAAATGGGCACGAAGGGGGTCGGCCGCCTCCTTCTTGAGTATTCCATACCCGCCATTCTGGGCATGGTGATTGTGGCCCTCAATCAGATCATTTCCAGCATCTATATCGGCCACGGTGTGGGACATCTGGCGCTTGCCGCCATGGCGGTCACGTTTCCGCTGGTCAACCTGCTCATGGCCTTTTGTCTGCTGGTGGCCGTGGGCTGCGCAGCGCTGTGTTCCATCGAGCTCGGCAGGAAGGATATGGAAAAGGCCCGCAGCATGCTGGGGCATTCCGTGCTGCTGGAAATCATCTTCGGCCTGTTCTTCGGCGTCGTGTTCTGGATTTTTCTCGATCCGCTGCTCATGTTCTTCGGAGCCAGCGGCGAAACGTTGCGCTACGCGCACGAGTTCATGATGCCCCTCGTGCTGCTCTCGCCCCTGAGCTTTCTCATGCTGGGCTTCAACTTCCTCGCCCGCGCCACGGGCTATCCCAAAACGGCCATGATGACGGCGCTGCTCTCTTCCGTGGGCATCGTGGCCTTTTCGCCCATCTTCATCTACTGGTGGGGTTGGGGCATGTACGGCGCGGCCTGGGCCCAGATCGCCGGTCAGACCATGTCCGTCATATGGCTGGTGGCGCATTTTGCGCGCAAAAGTTCGCTCATCCATTTTCAGAAGGACATCTGGAAGCTGAGCTGGACGGCCTTTCGCAGAATTCTGGCCATCGGCATGGCGCCCTTCCTCATCAACTTCTGCGCCTGCATCGTGGTGGTCATCATCAACCGCGCCCTGAAGGAATACGGCGGCGATCTCGCCATCGGCGCGTTCGGCATTCTGAACCGTCTGCTCATGCTCTTTGCCATGAGCGTCATCGGTCTCGGTCAGGGCATGCAGCCCATCATCGGCTTCAACTTCGGGGCCAAAAAGCCCGAACGCGTGCGCCTCGCCCTCAAGTACGGCATGCTGAGCGCCACGGCCATCACGCTGGTGGGCATGCTCGGTTCGTGGTTCTTCCCCGAATTTCTGGTGCGCATCTTTACCGATCACGGCCCCCTCGTGGAAGTTTCGACCACGGCTCTGCGCATCACCGGCGGCCTGTTCATCTTCGTGGGCCCGCAGATCATCATCGGCACCTATTTTCAGTCCATCGGTCAGGCCAAAATCGCCAGCGTGGTGTCGCTGTGCCGTCAGATGATATGCCTGGTGCCCGCGCTGCTCGTCTTGCCCCTGTTCTTCGGGCTGACCGGCGTGTGGCTGAGCATTCCGCTGGCGGACTTCATCGGCTGCATGGTGGCCGCCTACTTCCTCTATCTTTCGATGCGCGCCGAGGACAATCCCTGCATGCAGGGAGATCCTGAATGCAAGCCGCCGTCGAAGTTCTTCAAGCCCAAGGAACTGTAG
- a CDS encoding Maf family nucleotide pyrophosphatase → MTSAFTMLRPLVLASGSPRRRAFLEGVGLSFDVHPAACPEPRPKPGEDPRAYAARCAEAKSRFVLSELSGRTDRPAVLSADTIVILRDEEGASILGKPRDRNDAVAMLSRLSGRTHEVVTSCCLAMDNHVECFDDMTKVTFAPWPLPVLEAYADSGDPLDKAGSYGIQDGGAFLVSAIEGSWSTVVGLPLNIVLERLLRAGVLGLNTSLREFS, encoded by the coding sequence ATGACCAGCGCCTTCACCATGCTCCGCCCCCTTGTTCTCGCTTCCGGCTCGCCCAGGCGCCGCGCCTTTCTGGAAGGCGTGGGCCTCAGCTTCGACGTTCATCCCGCCGCCTGTCCCGAACCGCGTCCCAAACCGGGCGAAGATCCGCGAGCCTACGCGGCCCGCTGCGCGGAAGCGAAGTCCCGCTTCGTGCTCAGCGAACTTTCCGGCCGCACCGACCGCCCCGCCGTGCTCTCCGCCGACACCATCGTCATTCTCCGCGATGAGGAAGGAGCCTCCATTCTCGGCAAGCCCCGCGACAGGAACGACGCCGTCGCCATGCTCTCGCGCCTTTCCGGCCGCACGCACGAAGTGGTCACTTCCTGCTGCCTCGCCATGGACAATCACGTGGAGTGCTTCGACGACATGACGAAGGTCACCTTTGCGCCCTGGCCGCTTCCCGTGCTGGAAGCCTACGCCGACAGCGGCGATCCGCTGGACAAGGCCGGTTCCTACGGCATTCAGGACGGCGGCGCCTTTCTGGTCAGCGCCATAGAAGGATCCTGGTCCACGGTGGTGGGCCTGCCTCTCAACATCGTGCTGGAACGCCTGCTCCGGGCGGGCGTTCTCGGCCTGAACACTTCTTTACGGGAGTTCTCATGA
- a CDS encoding sodium:alanine symporter family protein, producing MLEWLTAVNNFVWGPCMLVLLFGTGLYLTIGLRFFTIRNFARGLRHAWAGRRPDSEKGEISPFNALMTALAGDIGTGNIVGVATAIYMGGPGALFWMWMTALVGMATKFSEVLLAVHYRERTPAGNWVGGAMFFIKNGLGARWMWLGSAFALFGIVACIGTGAMVQSNAIGGVLEASFGVSPYISAVALLVLSSVVLLGGVKRIAGVAGRIVPIMALCYAAMSLVVIVLHIDQVPGIFAMVLREAFSPSAAQGGAAGASIMLAIRMGMARGIFSNEAGLGTAPMAHAAASTNSPMTQATIGMLDTFVDTIVVCSLTAFALLLTGEWTDGQQGAAMTSAAFESVLPGIGSVMVAVCLSLFAFTTAMSWCVYGERCAIYFFGDKAQIPFRVVYCIAIPVGILVKLNLVWLLADTCNALMAIPNLIAILLLSPVLFRLVREEEAKFRAECDKD from the coding sequence ATGCTGGAATGGCTTACCGCTGTAAACAATTTCGTATGGGGGCCGTGCATGCTGGTGCTCCTGTTCGGCACCGGCCTGTATCTCACCATCGGGCTGCGCTTTTTTACTATCCGCAACTTTGCCCGCGGCCTTCGTCATGCCTGGGCCGGACGGCGTCCGGATTCGGAAAAGGGCGAGATTTCTCCCTTCAACGCGCTGATGACGGCCCTTGCCGGAGATATCGGCACCGGCAACATCGTGGGTGTTGCCACGGCCATTTATATGGGCGGCCCGGGCGCGCTGTTCTGGATGTGGATGACGGCCCTTGTGGGCATGGCCACCAAGTTCAGCGAAGTGCTGCTTGCCGTGCATTATCGCGAGCGCACCCCCGCCGGAAACTGGGTGGGAGGAGCCATGTTCTTCATTAAAAACGGTCTCGGAGCCCGCTGGATGTGGCTCGGCAGCGCCTTTGCGCTGTTCGGCATCGTGGCCTGCATCGGCACTGGAGCCATGGTGCAGAGCAACGCCATCGGCGGCGTGCTTGAGGCAAGTTTCGGCGTTTCTCCCTACATTTCAGCCGTGGCGCTGCTTGTGCTCTCCAGCGTGGTGCTGCTCGGCGGCGTGAAGCGCATTGCCGGCGTGGCGGGACGCATCGTTCCCATCATGGCGCTGTGCTACGCCGCCATGTCTCTTGTGGTCATTGTTCTGCACATTGATCAGGTGCCCGGCATTTTCGCCATGGTGCTGCGCGAAGCCTTTTCGCCGTCGGCGGCGCAGGGCGGCGCGGCCGGCGCTTCCATCATGCTGGCCATCCGCATGGGCATGGCCCGCGGCATCTTTTCCAACGAGGCCGGACTCGGCACGGCTCCCATGGCGCATGCGGCGGCTTCCACCAATTCGCCCATGACGCAGGCCACCATCGGCATGCTCGACACCTTCGTCGACACCATCGTGGTGTGCAGCCTTACCGCCTTTGCGCTGCTGCTCACCGGCGAATGGACCGACGGTCAGCAGGGCGCGGCCATGACCTCGGCCGCCTTTGAAAGCGTGCTTCCAGGCATCGGCAGCGTCATGGTGGCCGTGTGCCTTTCGCTGTTCGCCTTCACCACGGCCATGAGCTGGTGCGTGTACGGCGAACGCTGCGCCATCTACTTCTTCGGCGACAAGGCGCAGATTCCCTTCCGCGTGGTGTACTGCATCGCCATTCCCGTGGGCATTCTCGTCAAGCTGAATCTTGTCTGGCTGCTGGCCGATACCTGCAACGCCCTCATGGCCATCCCCAACCTTATCGCCATTCTTCTGCTCAGTCCCGTGCTGTTCAGGCTGGTGCGGGAGGAAGAGGCGAAGTTCCGGGCCGAGTGCGACAAGGACTAG
- the lpdA gene encoding dihydrolipoyl dehydrogenase gives MALRITVIGAGPGGYTAAFDAARRGAEVTLVESRWLGGTCLNCGCIPTKTLKSSAEALETIRRAAEFGIAGAGAPGVDMPAVIARKRKVTETLRGGLEKSCAKLKINVVMGRGKVVNAGLVKVAMPDGSEKDIEGDKVIIATGSNVLNLPSLPVDGKFILSSDDALELDHVPARLVIVGGGVVGTELAFIFRAFGSEVTIVEGQNRLLPVPSVDEEMSKLLLREAKKKGIKVELARTVNTTKVEGGKVFADLGPSPFLAPELVPASAKKPATLEADCIFMTIGRTANSEGLGLAEAGIATDKRGYVTVNDYLETSVPGVYAIGDILGPARIMLAHMASAEAHVAVANIFGASEKPNYDVVPSGIFSSPEIGDVGLTEAQAKARGFEVQTSEFQFRELGKAQAMGELPGVFKLVADKANGKLLGAHIAGAHATDLIAECALALQMGASVADIAGTIHAHPTLAEGIMEAAAKMAE, from the coding sequence ATGGCTCTTCGCATCACTGTCATAGGAGCAGGCCCCGGCGGCTACACCGCCGCCTTCGACGCCGCCAGACGCGGCGCGGAAGTTACGCTTGTGGAATCCAGATGGCTCGGCGGCACGTGCCTCAACTGCGGCTGCATTCCCACCAAAACGCTGAAATCCTCCGCCGAGGCGCTGGAAACCATACGCCGCGCCGCAGAATTCGGCATTGCCGGAGCCGGCGCTCCCGGCGTGGACATGCCCGCCGTCATCGCCAGAAAGCGCAAGGTCACCGAAACACTGCGCGGCGGTCTGGAAAAAAGCTGCGCCAAGCTCAAGATCAACGTGGTCATGGGGCGCGGCAAGGTCGTGAACGCCGGTCTTGTGAAGGTCGCCATGCCCGACGGCTCCGAAAAGGACATCGAAGGCGACAAGGTCATCATCGCCACCGGCTCCAACGTGCTGAATCTGCCCTCCCTGCCCGTGGACGGCAAATTCATTCTGTCCAGCGACGACGCGCTCGAACTCGATCACGTGCCCGCACGTCTCGTCATCGTGGGCGGCGGCGTGGTCGGCACCGAGCTCGCGTTCATTTTCCGCGCCTTCGGCAGCGAAGTGACCATCGTGGAAGGTCAGAACCGTCTTCTGCCTGTGCCCTCCGTCGATGAGGAAATGAGCAAGCTGCTGCTGCGCGAAGCCAAGAAGAAGGGCATCAAGGTGGAACTCGCCCGCACCGTGAACACCACGAAGGTGGAAGGAGGCAAGGTCTTTGCCGATCTCGGTCCCTCTCCCTTCCTCGCGCCGGAACTCGTGCCCGCCTCCGCCAAAAAGCCCGCCACGCTGGAAGCCGACTGCATCTTCATGACCATAGGCCGCACGGCCAACAGCGAAGGCCTCGGCCTTGCCGAAGCCGGCATCGCCACCGACAAGCGCGGCTACGTCACGGTGAACGACTATCTGGAAACCTCGGTTCCCGGCGTGTACGCCATCGGCGACATTCTGGGCCCGGCCCGCATCATGCTTGCGCACATGGCCAGCGCCGAAGCGCACGTGGCCGTGGCCAACATCTTCGGCGCGAGCGAAAAGCCGAACTACGACGTGGTTCCTTCCGGCATCTTCTCCTCGCCCGAAATCGGCGACGTGGGTCTGACCGAAGCGCAGGCGAAGGCCAGAGGCTTTGAGGTGCAGACCTCGGAATTCCAGTTCCGCGAACTCGGCAAGGCGCAGGCCATGGGCGAGCTGCCCGGCGTGTTCAAGCTGGTGGCCGACAAGGCAAACGGCAAGCTCCTCGGCGCGCACATCGCCGGAGCTCACGCCACCGACCTCATTGCCGAATGCGCCCTTGCCCTGCAGATGGGCGCATCCGTGGCCGACATTGCCGGAACCATTCACGCGCACCCCACCCTTGCCGAAGGCATCATGGAAGCCGCGGCGAAGATGGCGGAATAG
- the gcvH gene encoding glycine cleavage system protein GcvH: MAKTVAELSFPAELKYTDEHIWVRKDGEEIVIGVSDYAQDQLGEVVYVDLPSEGDSFAAGDEFGEVESIKSVNKLFMPVAGEVSAVNGDLDGTPTLLNASCYDRGWLIRVKPEDMAAVDGLLSADAYKATL; the protein is encoded by the coding sequence ATGGCCAAAACTGTTGCGGAACTTTCCTTTCCTGCCGAACTCAAATACACCGACGAACACATCTGGGTCCGCAAGGACGGCGAGGAAATCGTGATCGGCGTGAGCGACTACGCGCAGGATCAGCTCGGCGAAGTGGTGTACGTGGATCTTCCCTCTGAAGGCGACAGCTTTGCCGCCGGCGACGAATTCGGCGAAGTGGAGTCCATCAAGTCGGTGAACAAGCTGTTCATGCCCGTGGCCGGCGAAGTTTCCGCCGTGAACGGCGATCTCGACGGCACGCCCACCCTGCTCAACGCCTCCTGCTACGACAGAGGCTGGCTCATCCGCGTAAAGCCCGAAGACATGGCCGCCGTGGACGGCCTGCTCTCCGCCGACGCCTACAAGGCCACACTGTAA
- the thiE gene encoding thiamine phosphate synthase produces the protein MNWRTHTDYRVYLVTDRDLCLGRPLDEVVLAAVRGGAGAVQLREKHATSREFLELARALASRIQPLGIPLIINDRADIALACGAAGLHVGQSDLPPEDARRLMGPDAIVGLSVETREELLAAERLDIDYVGLSPIFATPTKTDTHTPWGLDGLRWAREHSPLRLVAIGGIHARNASEVVAAGAHSLAVVSELCSAPDPEKAARNLLTAFR, from the coding sequence ATGAACTGGAGAACGCATACCGACTACCGCGTCTATCTCGTCACGGACCGGGACCTGTGCCTCGGCCGACCGCTGGACGAGGTGGTGCTTGCCGCCGTGCGCGGAGGCGCAGGCGCGGTGCAGCTCAGAGAAAAGCACGCCACGTCCCGCGAATTTCTGGAACTGGCCCGCGCCCTTGCTTCGCGCATTCAGCCGCTCGGCATTCCGCTCATCATCAACGACAGGGCCGACATCGCGCTCGCCTGCGGAGCCGCCGGACTGCACGTAGGACAGAGCGATCTGCCGCCGGAAGACGCGCGCCGCCTCATGGGGCCGGACGCCATCGTCGGCCTCTCCGTGGAAACGCGGGAAGAGCTGCTCGCCGCCGAAAGGCTCGACATCGACTACGTGGGGCTCAGCCCCATTTTCGCCACGCCCACCAAAACCGACACCCACACGCCATGGGGCCTGGACGGCCTGCGCTGGGCGCGGGAACACTCCCCGCTCAGACTGGTGGCCATCGGCGGCATTCACGCCCGCAACGCCTCCGAGGTCGTGGCCGCGGGAGCGCACAGTCTGGCCGTGGTTTCGGAACTGTGCTCCGCGCCGGATCCCGAAAAGGCGGCCCGGAATCTTTTGACCGCGTTCCGCTGA
- the thiM gene encoding hydroxyethylthiazole kinase: protein MKQQITDAIRAVYENVPLVHSITNFVVMQVSANALLAAHASPLMAHAAEEMDDLTNIDSALVLNIGTLDPSWLDSMELAGTLMKKKGKPVVLDPVGAGASGLRTRSALRLLDLVRPDILRGNASEIMALAAEIRSADKVATKGVDSRNSSDEALDAAHELARRFGCVVSVSGSRDLITDGSADLVVEGGSPLMPLVTGMGCSASAVTGAYAAVCKDRLIAAAAAMAVMASAGEKAGARAKGPGSFLPAFLDELYLLDPEDAASRVHRLESSAR, encoded by the coding sequence ATGAAACAGCAGATTACGGACGCCATCCGCGCCGTGTACGAAAACGTGCCTCTGGTCCACAGCATCACGAACTTCGTGGTCATGCAGGTGTCGGCCAACGCCCTGCTCGCCGCGCACGCCTCGCCCCTCATGGCGCATGCGGCCGAGGAAATGGACGATCTCACCAACATTGATTCCGCCCTTGTGCTCAACATCGGCACGCTCGATCCTTCCTGGCTGGACAGCATGGAGCTTGCCGGCACGCTCATGAAGAAAAAGGGAAAGCCCGTGGTGCTGGATCCGGTGGGAGCCGGAGCCTCCGGCCTGCGCACCCGTTCCGCGCTGCGCCTGCTCGATCTGGTGCGCCCGGACATTCTGCGCGGCAACGCTTCTGAAATCATGGCGCTTGCCGCGGAAATACGCTCGGCCGACAAGGTGGCCACCAAGGGCGTGGACAGCCGCAACAGCAGCGACGAAGCGCTGGACGCCGCCCATGAGCTGGCCCGCCGCTTCGGCTGCGTGGTGAGCGTGAGCGGCTCGCGCGACCTCATTACCGACGGCAGCGCCGATCTTGTCGTGGAAGGCGGCTCGCCGCTCATGCCGCTGGTCACGGGCATGGGCTGTTCCGCTTCCGCCGTCACCGGAGCCTACGCCGCCGTGTGCAAGGACCGCCTCATCGCGGCCGCCGCGGCCATGGCCGTGATGGCTTCCGCCGGAGAAAAGGCCGGAGCGCGCGCCAAGGGCCCCGGCAGCTTTCTGCCCGCCTTTCTGGACGAGCTCTATCTTCTGGATCCCGAAGACGCCGCATCGAGAGTCCACAGACTCGAGAGCTCCGCGCGCTGA
- a CDS encoding TetR/AcrR family transcriptional regulator gives MARKAAEDAAEKPVKKTRAYHSPRRKEQANVTKARIVAAAMQLMKEKGYADMTLEAIAREAGVAPQTVYAVCGSKKGVLAAILETTVEAKKYDKLRDSIPQIMTGKERVREIGHFMSVLMEDAMPVFDIIRGMSVLSPEFAEQEYDQSMMLLEKCRKSVHKMAEDGLLRPGLSEERAAELYWSISTPGIHRRLTKVLNWSSEEYAAWVSYLIGVALLDWDAPMPFLNEGPRTSGIPTLKRAEQPEAGPSDRGQDEQPAKQPDGRDADPQSGVKTL, from the coding sequence ATGGCCAGAAAAGCCGCAGAAGACGCAGCCGAAAAGCCGGTCAAGAAGACGCGAGCCTATCATTCCCCCCGCAGAAAGGAACAGGCGAATGTAACCAAGGCGCGCATTGTTGCGGCCGCCATGCAGCTCATGAAGGAAAAGGGCTACGCCGACATGACGCTTGAAGCCATTGCGCGCGAGGCGGGCGTGGCTCCGCAGACCGTGTATGCGGTGTGCGGCTCGAAGAAGGGCGTGCTGGCGGCCATTCTCGAAACGACCGTGGAGGCCAAGAAGTACGACAAGCTGCGCGATTCCATTCCGCAGATCATGACCGGCAAGGAGCGGGTGCGCGAGATCGGGCATTTCATGTCCGTGCTCATGGAAGACGCCATGCCGGTGTTCGACATCATCCGGGGCATGAGCGTGCTTTCGCCGGAATTTGCCGAACAGGAATACGATCAGAGCATGATGCTGCTGGAAAAATGCCGCAAGTCCGTCCACAAGATGGCCGAAGACGGACTGCTGCGGCCCGGACTCTCCGAAGAGCGCGCCGCGGAACTGTACTGGAGCATCAGCACGCCGGGCATTCATCGCCGTCTGACCAAAGTGCTCAACTGGTCCTCCGAGGAATATGCGGCGTGGGTTTCCTATCTCATCGGGGTGGCGCTGCTGGACTGGGATGCGCCCATGCCCTTCCTTAATGAAGGGCCGCGCACAAGCGGCATTCCCACGCTGAAGAGGGCGGAGCAGCCGGAAGCCGGGCCGTCGGACAGAGGACAGGACGAACAGCCCGCGAAGCAGCCGGACGGCAGGGACGCCGATCCGCAGAGCGGCGTGAAAACGCTGTAG